The following are encoded together in the Malaya genurostris strain Urasoe2022 chromosome 3, Malgen_1.1, whole genome shotgun sequence genome:
- the LOC131439643 gene encoding venom dipeptidyl peptidase 4 isoform X4: MELVGSKKRNTKKYLLIGGGVAILLAVVITLIVVFTGNDSSDNGDSSPIVQHLDPITLEDFLTGKFVARDFGGTWTPSGKIITRDEMGQVLAYDPITNETKTLLGLNHLDLLEGFKFDLSPDERYLLVAQNYRKIFRHSFLAVYDIVDMEQNRVIPINVGGKRKELNVVEWSPVGNALIFVHLNNIYYKSSPDAVEVQITDDGALSVYNGIPDWVYEEEVFSTNIATWFSPDGKKIAFIKFSDENTRLMKIPIYGPPGIPGYQYPHELAVHYPKSGTPNPVVRLYQVDLANPTTKIEIDPPMALITPEADHIITSVGWATNDRVISIWKNRIQNHAIVKSCDGSNICSEVQEFKSDGGWLELFSSPIFNKDGSQFALISSSEQNRHVMLISTASNGSEAITKGKFVVQDILKWDSESNLIFYTANTEQDSHVLHVYAILGQKGSVSQCLSCVVGSSPEQQYFTAQMSKKGNFLILEAKGPNVPWSEMFEWNYNNKAVTLKPVKSLESNSQLRERLENKALPTVKYYEIDLGNGFSSKVMLLLPPGADLSGKVKYPMLVDVYGGPNSNSVTSSWSIGWGHHLSSNRSVIYAKIDGRGSGLRGDKLLFQIYRNLGTVEVEDQITTAKKLAEQLHFIDPSRMAIWGWSYGGYASAMALAKDDQNVFKCAVSVAPVTDWTFYDSIYTERYMGLPKDNAQGYEQSRLTALFSKFRNRNYMLIHGTYDDNVHYQQAMQLSRALETHDIQFKLVTYPDEDHSLAGVRPHLYHTLGRFVSECFDLRD; this comes from the exons GAACTTGTTGGCTCAAAAAAACGGAATACCAAAAAATACCTACTTATAGGCGGTGGAGTTGCAATATTACTCGCCGTAGTAATCACGTTGATCGTAGTGTTCACCGGCAACGATTCATCCGATAATGGCGATAGCAGTCCAATCGTTCAACACTTGGATCCCATTACACTGGAAGATTTCTTAACCGGAAAGTTCGTCGCACGAGATTTTGGAGGTACGTGGACCCCGAGTGGGAAGATTATAACACGAGATGAAATGGGACAGGTGCTTGCGTACGATCCGATTACGAACGAGACGAAGACTCTGCTCGGATTGAATCATTTAGATTTGCTGGAGGGGTTCAAGTTCGATTTGTCACCGGATGAGCGATATTTGCTAGTGGCGCAGAACTATCGCAAGATATTTCGTCACAGTTTTTTGGCTGTTTACGATATTGTGGACATGGAACAAAATAGAGTGATCCCCATAAATGTTGGAGGCAAACGG AAGGAGCTGAATGTCGTTGAGTGGAGCCCCGTGGGGAACGCATTAATTTTTGTACATTTAAACAATATTTACTACAAATCATCACCGGATGCAGTGGAAGTGCAAATAACTGACGATGGTGCTCTTAGCGTTTATAATGGTATTCCCGATTGGGTGTATGAAGAGGAAGTATTCTCTACTAATATTGCCACATGGTTTTCACCGGACGGCAAAAAGATAGCTTTTATTAAGTTTAGCGATGAGAATACACGACTTATGAAGATTCCTATCTACGGCCCACCTGGAATTCCAGGATACCAATACCCGCACGAGCTTGCTGTCCACTATCCGAAATCTGGAACGCCAAACCCGGTAGTACGCTTGTATCAAGTTGATTTAGCAAATCCAACAACTAAAATCGAGATTGATCCTCCTATGGCTTTGATAACACCAGAAGCAGATCATATTATTACATCCGTTGGTTGGGCAACCAATGATCGTGTAATATCGATTTGGAAAAACCGGATTCAGAACCACGCTATAGTCAAGTCGTGCGATGGAAGCAACATATGCAGCGAGGTACAAGAATTTAAGAGTGATGGTGGTTGGTTGGAATTGTTTAGTTCGCCGATTTTCAACAAGGATGGGTCACAGTTTGCCCTCATCTCATCGTCCGAACAGAATCGGCATGTAATGTTGATATCAACTGCCTCTAACGGCAGTGAAGCCATAACTAAAGGGAAGTTCGTTGTGCAAGATATCTTGAAATGGGATTCAGAGAGCAATTTGATATTTTACACAGCTAACACGGAACAGGATTCGCATGTACTTCATGTGTATGCAATTTTAGGACAGAAAGGATCTGTTTCGCAATGTTTGAGCTGTGTAGTTGGTTCAAGCCCTGAGCAGCAGTATTTCACTGCACAGATGAGTAAAAAAGGTAACTTTTTGATACTGGAAGCTAAGGGACCAAACGTTCCTTGGAGCGAAATGTTTGAGTGGAATTACAACAATAAGG CTGTAACCTTAAAACCGGTAAAGTCACTAGAATCTAACAGCCAACTTCGTGAAAGATTGGAAAATAAAGCCCTTCCAACTGTTAAGTATTATGAAATCGATCTCGGTAACGGATTCTCTTCAAAAGTAATGCTTCTTCTTCCACCGGGAGCTGATCTTAGTGGCAAAGTGAAATATCCTATGCTGGTAGATGTCTATGGAGGACCGAATTCCAACTCAGTAACCAGTTCGTGGTCCATTGGATGGGGTCACCATTTGAGCTCAAACCGGTCGGTTATATACGCAAAAATCGATGGCAGAGGTTCTGGTCTTCGCGGAGACAAATTACTGTTCCAAATTTATCGCAATCTGGGTACAGTTGAAGTTGAGGATCAAATCACTACCGCCAAGAAGTTAGCAGAGCAATTACATTTTATTGATCCATCACGGATGGCAATTTGGGGGTGGAGTTATGGTGGCTATGCTTCTGCTATGGCACTAGCTAAGGATGATCAGAATGTATTCAAATGTGCTGTTTCGGTTGCCCCAGTGACGGATTGGACGTTCTATG ACTCCATCTACACCGAGAGATATATGGGACTACCGAAAGACAATGCTCAAGGCTATGAACAATCGCGACTAACCGCATTGTTTTCCAAATTTCGAAATCGAAACTACATGTTGATTCACGGAACGTACGATGATAATGTTCACTACCAACAGGCAATGCAGTTATCGAGAGCACTAGAAACTCACGATATTCAATTTAAACTAGTG ACCTACCCAGACGAGGACCATAGTCTAGCTGGTGTTCGACCACATCTTTATCACACCTTGGGACGATTTGTCAGTGAGTGCTTCGACCTTCGCGACTAG
- the LOC131439643 gene encoding venom dipeptidyl peptidase 4 isoform X3, producing the protein MLTVGGEELVGSKKRNTKKYLLIGGGVAILLAVVITLIVVFTGNDSSDNGDSSPIVQHLDPITLEDFLTGKFVARDFGGTWTPSGKIITRDEMGQVLAYDPITNETKTLLGLNHLDLLEGFKFDLSPDERYLLVAQNYRKIFRHSFLAVYDIVDMEQNRVIPINVGGKRKELNVVEWSPVGNALIFVHLNNIYYKSSPDAVEVQITDDGALSVYNGIPDWVYEEEVFSTNIATWFSPDGKKIAFIKFSDENTRLMKIPIYGPPGIPGYQYPHELAVHYPKSGTPNPVVRLYQVDLANPTTKIEIDPPMALITPEADHIITSVGWATNDRVISIWKNRIQNHAIVKSCDGSNICSEVQEFKSDGGWLELFSSPIFNKDGSQFALISSSEQNRHVMLISTASNGSEAITKGKFVVQDILKWDSESNLIFYTANTEQDSHVLHVYAILGQKGSVSQCLSCVVGSSPEQQYFTAQMSKKGNFLILEAKGPNVPWSEMFEWNYNNKAVTLKPVKSLESNSQLRERLENKALPTVKYYEIDLGNGFSSKVMLLLPPGADLSGKVKYPMLVDVYGGPNSNSVTSSWSIGWGHHLSSNRSVIYAKIDGRGSGLRGDKLLFQIYRNLGTVEVEDQITTAKKLAEQLHFIDPSRMAIWGWSYGGYASAMALAKDDQNVFKCAVSVAPVTDWTFYDSIYTERYMGLPKDNAQGYEQSRLTALFSKFRNRNYMLIHGTYDDNVHYQQAMQLSRALETHDIQFKLVTYPDEDHSLAGVRPHLYHTLGRFVSECFDLRD; encoded by the exons GAACTTGTTGGCTCAAAAAAACGGAATACCAAAAAATACCTACTTATAGGCGGTGGAGTTGCAATATTACTCGCCGTAGTAATCACGTTGATCGTAGTGTTCACCGGCAACGATTCATCCGATAATGGCGATAGCAGTCCAATCGTTCAACACTTGGATCCCATTACACTGGAAGATTTCTTAACCGGAAAGTTCGTCGCACGAGATTTTGGAGGTACGTGGACCCCGAGTGGGAAGATTATAACACGAGATGAAATGGGACAGGTGCTTGCGTACGATCCGATTACGAACGAGACGAAGACTCTGCTCGGATTGAATCATTTAGATTTGCTGGAGGGGTTCAAGTTCGATTTGTCACCGGATGAGCGATATTTGCTAGTGGCGCAGAACTATCGCAAGATATTTCGTCACAGTTTTTTGGCTGTTTACGATATTGTGGACATGGAACAAAATAGAGTGATCCCCATAAATGTTGGAGGCAAACGG AAGGAGCTGAATGTCGTTGAGTGGAGCCCCGTGGGGAACGCATTAATTTTTGTACATTTAAACAATATTTACTACAAATCATCACCGGATGCAGTGGAAGTGCAAATAACTGACGATGGTGCTCTTAGCGTTTATAATGGTATTCCCGATTGGGTGTATGAAGAGGAAGTATTCTCTACTAATATTGCCACATGGTTTTCACCGGACGGCAAAAAGATAGCTTTTATTAAGTTTAGCGATGAGAATACACGACTTATGAAGATTCCTATCTACGGCCCACCTGGAATTCCAGGATACCAATACCCGCACGAGCTTGCTGTCCACTATCCGAAATCTGGAACGCCAAACCCGGTAGTACGCTTGTATCAAGTTGATTTAGCAAATCCAACAACTAAAATCGAGATTGATCCTCCTATGGCTTTGATAACACCAGAAGCAGATCATATTATTACATCCGTTGGTTGGGCAACCAATGATCGTGTAATATCGATTTGGAAAAACCGGATTCAGAACCACGCTATAGTCAAGTCGTGCGATGGAAGCAACATATGCAGCGAGGTACAAGAATTTAAGAGTGATGGTGGTTGGTTGGAATTGTTTAGTTCGCCGATTTTCAACAAGGATGGGTCACAGTTTGCCCTCATCTCATCGTCCGAACAGAATCGGCATGTAATGTTGATATCAACTGCCTCTAACGGCAGTGAAGCCATAACTAAAGGGAAGTTCGTTGTGCAAGATATCTTGAAATGGGATTCAGAGAGCAATTTGATATTTTACACAGCTAACACGGAACAGGATTCGCATGTACTTCATGTGTATGCAATTTTAGGACAGAAAGGATCTGTTTCGCAATGTTTGAGCTGTGTAGTTGGTTCAAGCCCTGAGCAGCAGTATTTCACTGCACAGATGAGTAAAAAAGGTAACTTTTTGATACTGGAAGCTAAGGGACCAAACGTTCCTTGGAGCGAAATGTTTGAGTGGAATTACAACAATAAGG CTGTAACCTTAAAACCGGTAAAGTCACTAGAATCTAACAGCCAACTTCGTGAAAGATTGGAAAATAAAGCCCTTCCAACTGTTAAGTATTATGAAATCGATCTCGGTAACGGATTCTCTTCAAAAGTAATGCTTCTTCTTCCACCGGGAGCTGATCTTAGTGGCAAAGTGAAATATCCTATGCTGGTAGATGTCTATGGAGGACCGAATTCCAACTCAGTAACCAGTTCGTGGTCCATTGGATGGGGTCACCATTTGAGCTCAAACCGGTCGGTTATATACGCAAAAATCGATGGCAGAGGTTCTGGTCTTCGCGGAGACAAATTACTGTTCCAAATTTATCGCAATCTGGGTACAGTTGAAGTTGAGGATCAAATCACTACCGCCAAGAAGTTAGCAGAGCAATTACATTTTATTGATCCATCACGGATGGCAATTTGGGGGTGGAGTTATGGTGGCTATGCTTCTGCTATGGCACTAGCTAAGGATGATCAGAATGTATTCAAATGTGCTGTTTCGGTTGCCCCAGTGACGGATTGGACGTTCTATG ACTCCATCTACACCGAGAGATATATGGGACTACCGAAAGACAATGCTCAAGGCTATGAACAATCGCGACTAACCGCATTGTTTTCCAAATTTCGAAATCGAAACTACATGTTGATTCACGGAACGTACGATGATAATGTTCACTACCAACAGGCAATGCAGTTATCGAGAGCACTAGAAACTCACGATATTCAATTTAAACTAGTG ACCTACCCAGACGAGGACCATAGTCTAGCTGGTGTTCGACCACATCTTTATCACACCTTGGGACGATTTGTCAGTGAGTGCTTCGACCTTCGCGACTAG
- the LOC131439643 gene encoding venom dipeptidyl peptidase 4 isoform X2, producing the protein MAASTGNSIEIGQSEQELVGSKKRNTKKYLLIGGGVAILLAVVITLIVVFTGNDSSDNGDSSPIVQHLDPITLEDFLTGKFVARDFGGTWTPSGKIITRDEMGQVLAYDPITNETKTLLGLNHLDLLEGFKFDLSPDERYLLVAQNYRKIFRHSFLAVYDIVDMEQNRVIPINVGGKRKELNVVEWSPVGNALIFVHLNNIYYKSSPDAVEVQITDDGALSVYNGIPDWVYEEEVFSTNIATWFSPDGKKIAFIKFSDENTRLMKIPIYGPPGIPGYQYPHELAVHYPKSGTPNPVVRLYQVDLANPTTKIEIDPPMALITPEADHIITSVGWATNDRVISIWKNRIQNHAIVKSCDGSNICSEVQEFKSDGGWLELFSSPIFNKDGSQFALISSSEQNRHVMLISTASNGSEAITKGKFVVQDILKWDSESNLIFYTANTEQDSHVLHVYAILGQKGSVSQCLSCVVGSSPEQQYFTAQMSKKGNFLILEAKGPNVPWSEMFEWNYNNKAVTLKPVKSLESNSQLRERLENKALPTVKYYEIDLGNGFSSKVMLLLPPGADLSGKVKYPMLVDVYGGPNSNSVTSSWSIGWGHHLSSNRSVIYAKIDGRGSGLRGDKLLFQIYRNLGTVEVEDQITTAKKLAEQLHFIDPSRMAIWGWSYGGYASAMALAKDDQNVFKCAVSVAPVTDWTFYDSIYTERYMGLPKDNAQGYEQSRLTALFSKFRNRNYMLIHGTYDDNVHYQQAMQLSRALETHDIQFKLVTYPDEDHSLAGVRPHLYHTLGRFVSECFDLRD; encoded by the exons ATGGCTGCGTCGACCGGGAATTCTATAGAAATTGGACAATCTGAACAG GAACTTGTTGGCTCAAAAAAACGGAATACCAAAAAATACCTACTTATAGGCGGTGGAGTTGCAATATTACTCGCCGTAGTAATCACGTTGATCGTAGTGTTCACCGGCAACGATTCATCCGATAATGGCGATAGCAGTCCAATCGTTCAACACTTGGATCCCATTACACTGGAAGATTTCTTAACCGGAAAGTTCGTCGCACGAGATTTTGGAGGTACGTGGACCCCGAGTGGGAAGATTATAACACGAGATGAAATGGGACAGGTGCTTGCGTACGATCCGATTACGAACGAGACGAAGACTCTGCTCGGATTGAATCATTTAGATTTGCTGGAGGGGTTCAAGTTCGATTTGTCACCGGATGAGCGATATTTGCTAGTGGCGCAGAACTATCGCAAGATATTTCGTCACAGTTTTTTGGCTGTTTACGATATTGTGGACATGGAACAAAATAGAGTGATCCCCATAAATGTTGGAGGCAAACGG AAGGAGCTGAATGTCGTTGAGTGGAGCCCCGTGGGGAACGCATTAATTTTTGTACATTTAAACAATATTTACTACAAATCATCACCGGATGCAGTGGAAGTGCAAATAACTGACGATGGTGCTCTTAGCGTTTATAATGGTATTCCCGATTGGGTGTATGAAGAGGAAGTATTCTCTACTAATATTGCCACATGGTTTTCACCGGACGGCAAAAAGATAGCTTTTATTAAGTTTAGCGATGAGAATACACGACTTATGAAGATTCCTATCTACGGCCCACCTGGAATTCCAGGATACCAATACCCGCACGAGCTTGCTGTCCACTATCCGAAATCTGGAACGCCAAACCCGGTAGTACGCTTGTATCAAGTTGATTTAGCAAATCCAACAACTAAAATCGAGATTGATCCTCCTATGGCTTTGATAACACCAGAAGCAGATCATATTATTACATCCGTTGGTTGGGCAACCAATGATCGTGTAATATCGATTTGGAAAAACCGGATTCAGAACCACGCTATAGTCAAGTCGTGCGATGGAAGCAACATATGCAGCGAGGTACAAGAATTTAAGAGTGATGGTGGTTGGTTGGAATTGTTTAGTTCGCCGATTTTCAACAAGGATGGGTCACAGTTTGCCCTCATCTCATCGTCCGAACAGAATCGGCATGTAATGTTGATATCAACTGCCTCTAACGGCAGTGAAGCCATAACTAAAGGGAAGTTCGTTGTGCAAGATATCTTGAAATGGGATTCAGAGAGCAATTTGATATTTTACACAGCTAACACGGAACAGGATTCGCATGTACTTCATGTGTATGCAATTTTAGGACAGAAAGGATCTGTTTCGCAATGTTTGAGCTGTGTAGTTGGTTCAAGCCCTGAGCAGCAGTATTTCACTGCACAGATGAGTAAAAAAGGTAACTTTTTGATACTGGAAGCTAAGGGACCAAACGTTCCTTGGAGCGAAATGTTTGAGTGGAATTACAACAATAAGG CTGTAACCTTAAAACCGGTAAAGTCACTAGAATCTAACAGCCAACTTCGTGAAAGATTGGAAAATAAAGCCCTTCCAACTGTTAAGTATTATGAAATCGATCTCGGTAACGGATTCTCTTCAAAAGTAATGCTTCTTCTTCCACCGGGAGCTGATCTTAGTGGCAAAGTGAAATATCCTATGCTGGTAGATGTCTATGGAGGACCGAATTCCAACTCAGTAACCAGTTCGTGGTCCATTGGATGGGGTCACCATTTGAGCTCAAACCGGTCGGTTATATACGCAAAAATCGATGGCAGAGGTTCTGGTCTTCGCGGAGACAAATTACTGTTCCAAATTTATCGCAATCTGGGTACAGTTGAAGTTGAGGATCAAATCACTACCGCCAAGAAGTTAGCAGAGCAATTACATTTTATTGATCCATCACGGATGGCAATTTGGGGGTGGAGTTATGGTGGCTATGCTTCTGCTATGGCACTAGCTAAGGATGATCAGAATGTATTCAAATGTGCTGTTTCGGTTGCCCCAGTGACGGATTGGACGTTCTATG ACTCCATCTACACCGAGAGATATATGGGACTACCGAAAGACAATGCTCAAGGCTATGAACAATCGCGACTAACCGCATTGTTTTCCAAATTTCGAAATCGAAACTACATGTTGATTCACGGAACGTACGATGATAATGTTCACTACCAACAGGCAATGCAGTTATCGAGAGCACTAGAAACTCACGATATTCAATTTAAACTAGTG ACCTACCCAGACGAGGACCATAGTCTAGCTGGTGTTCGACCACATCTTTATCACACCTTGGGACGATTTGTCAGTGAGTGCTTCGACCTTCGCGACTAG
- the LOC131439643 gene encoding venom dipeptidyl peptidase 4 isoform X1, which yields MSSGVLVSVEYQKLSQRDDVQDNSADDSSDTFSEIEEWVVGGSDKTELLALRQLDPVPDHSPNRKTIDMYEELVGSKKRNTKKYLLIGGGVAILLAVVITLIVVFTGNDSSDNGDSSPIVQHLDPITLEDFLTGKFVARDFGGTWTPSGKIITRDEMGQVLAYDPITNETKTLLGLNHLDLLEGFKFDLSPDERYLLVAQNYRKIFRHSFLAVYDIVDMEQNRVIPINVGGKRKELNVVEWSPVGNALIFVHLNNIYYKSSPDAVEVQITDDGALSVYNGIPDWVYEEEVFSTNIATWFSPDGKKIAFIKFSDENTRLMKIPIYGPPGIPGYQYPHELAVHYPKSGTPNPVVRLYQVDLANPTTKIEIDPPMALITPEADHIITSVGWATNDRVISIWKNRIQNHAIVKSCDGSNICSEVQEFKSDGGWLELFSSPIFNKDGSQFALISSSEQNRHVMLISTASNGSEAITKGKFVVQDILKWDSESNLIFYTANTEQDSHVLHVYAILGQKGSVSQCLSCVVGSSPEQQYFTAQMSKKGNFLILEAKGPNVPWSEMFEWNYNNKAVTLKPVKSLESNSQLRERLENKALPTVKYYEIDLGNGFSSKVMLLLPPGADLSGKVKYPMLVDVYGGPNSNSVTSSWSIGWGHHLSSNRSVIYAKIDGRGSGLRGDKLLFQIYRNLGTVEVEDQITTAKKLAEQLHFIDPSRMAIWGWSYGGYASAMALAKDDQNVFKCAVSVAPVTDWTFYDSIYTERYMGLPKDNAQGYEQSRLTALFSKFRNRNYMLIHGTYDDNVHYQQAMQLSRALETHDIQFKLVTYPDEDHSLAGVRPHLYHTLGRFVSECFDLRD from the exons GAACTTGTTGGCTCAAAAAAACGGAATACCAAAAAATACCTACTTATAGGCGGTGGAGTTGCAATATTACTCGCCGTAGTAATCACGTTGATCGTAGTGTTCACCGGCAACGATTCATCCGATAATGGCGATAGCAGTCCAATCGTTCAACACTTGGATCCCATTACACTGGAAGATTTCTTAACCGGAAAGTTCGTCGCACGAGATTTTGGAGGTACGTGGACCCCGAGTGGGAAGATTATAACACGAGATGAAATGGGACAGGTGCTTGCGTACGATCCGATTACGAACGAGACGAAGACTCTGCTCGGATTGAATCATTTAGATTTGCTGGAGGGGTTCAAGTTCGATTTGTCACCGGATGAGCGATATTTGCTAGTGGCGCAGAACTATCGCAAGATATTTCGTCACAGTTTTTTGGCTGTTTACGATATTGTGGACATGGAACAAAATAGAGTGATCCCCATAAATGTTGGAGGCAAACGG AAGGAGCTGAATGTCGTTGAGTGGAGCCCCGTGGGGAACGCATTAATTTTTGTACATTTAAACAATATTTACTACAAATCATCACCGGATGCAGTGGAAGTGCAAATAACTGACGATGGTGCTCTTAGCGTTTATAATGGTATTCCCGATTGGGTGTATGAAGAGGAAGTATTCTCTACTAATATTGCCACATGGTTTTCACCGGACGGCAAAAAGATAGCTTTTATTAAGTTTAGCGATGAGAATACACGACTTATGAAGATTCCTATCTACGGCCCACCTGGAATTCCAGGATACCAATACCCGCACGAGCTTGCTGTCCACTATCCGAAATCTGGAACGCCAAACCCGGTAGTACGCTTGTATCAAGTTGATTTAGCAAATCCAACAACTAAAATCGAGATTGATCCTCCTATGGCTTTGATAACACCAGAAGCAGATCATATTATTACATCCGTTGGTTGGGCAACCAATGATCGTGTAATATCGATTTGGAAAAACCGGATTCAGAACCACGCTATAGTCAAGTCGTGCGATGGAAGCAACATATGCAGCGAGGTACAAGAATTTAAGAGTGATGGTGGTTGGTTGGAATTGTTTAGTTCGCCGATTTTCAACAAGGATGGGTCACAGTTTGCCCTCATCTCATCGTCCGAACAGAATCGGCATGTAATGTTGATATCAACTGCCTCTAACGGCAGTGAAGCCATAACTAAAGGGAAGTTCGTTGTGCAAGATATCTTGAAATGGGATTCAGAGAGCAATTTGATATTTTACACAGCTAACACGGAACAGGATTCGCATGTACTTCATGTGTATGCAATTTTAGGACAGAAAGGATCTGTTTCGCAATGTTTGAGCTGTGTAGTTGGTTCAAGCCCTGAGCAGCAGTATTTCACTGCACAGATGAGTAAAAAAGGTAACTTTTTGATACTGGAAGCTAAGGGACCAAACGTTCCTTGGAGCGAAATGTTTGAGTGGAATTACAACAATAAGG CTGTAACCTTAAAACCGGTAAAGTCACTAGAATCTAACAGCCAACTTCGTGAAAGATTGGAAAATAAAGCCCTTCCAACTGTTAAGTATTATGAAATCGATCTCGGTAACGGATTCTCTTCAAAAGTAATGCTTCTTCTTCCACCGGGAGCTGATCTTAGTGGCAAAGTGAAATATCCTATGCTGGTAGATGTCTATGGAGGACCGAATTCCAACTCAGTAACCAGTTCGTGGTCCATTGGATGGGGTCACCATTTGAGCTCAAACCGGTCGGTTATATACGCAAAAATCGATGGCAGAGGTTCTGGTCTTCGCGGAGACAAATTACTGTTCCAAATTTATCGCAATCTGGGTACAGTTGAAGTTGAGGATCAAATCACTACCGCCAAGAAGTTAGCAGAGCAATTACATTTTATTGATCCATCACGGATGGCAATTTGGGGGTGGAGTTATGGTGGCTATGCTTCTGCTATGGCACTAGCTAAGGATGATCAGAATGTATTCAAATGTGCTGTTTCGGTTGCCCCAGTGACGGATTGGACGTTCTATG ACTCCATCTACACCGAGAGATATATGGGACTACCGAAAGACAATGCTCAAGGCTATGAACAATCGCGACTAACCGCATTGTTTTCCAAATTTCGAAATCGAAACTACATGTTGATTCACGGAACGTACGATGATAATGTTCACTACCAACAGGCAATGCAGTTATCGAGAGCACTAGAAACTCACGATATTCAATTTAAACTAGTG ACCTACCCAGACGAGGACCATAGTCTAGCTGGTGTTCGACCACATCTTTATCACACCTTGGGACGATTTGTCAGTGAGTGCTTCGACCTTCGCGACTAG